The Aedes albopictus strain Foshan chromosome 1, AalbF5, whole genome shotgun sequence genomic interval TACATTAAGCTTCCCAAAAGCTCACGGTAAGGCTCTGCGATAATAGTTTCTCGGTTTGCTTCAAGCTTCAATCCTTTCTCCATAGGTGTCCTGGATGAGTTGCAATCGACCATGCCGAACTTTTCCAGAATCCGGTCGATGTTGGCCACCTGCGACAGCTGCATGGAACCAGCCTTCTGGTCGTAATCGATTTTGATTCCAAGAAAGTGCTTCAGCGAGCCACAATCTGTCATCTCGAAAACTTGGGAAAGCCTTCTCTTCAATGCCTCGATTCTGTCCGGATTGGTGCCTACTATTAACAAGTCGTCAACATACAGCACCAGAAATATCGCATCGTTGCCGTCCTCGCTGAACCAGGTGTACAGGCAGTAATCGTGCTTCGAGCGCACGAAACCAAGTTTCAACAGCACGTCGTTGAACTTATCGTTCCAGCAGCGGAGCGACTGCTTTAGCCCATACAATGACTTCTGCAGCCTACCACCATTCCAGAGAGAGCTTGAACACTGTTATGTATCCGTTAAACGATTTAGATTTAGGCACTCAAATGAATATGTGCGTTCGATAAAATGATGAAGAGAGCGGTTCGCTCATCGAGTATGAAATAAAAGTAAGTCAGTCGAAGTCCATCAGTGAGTCGAGACAGTCAAGCTAATTCCAAGTGGTTTTAATATAACGTGAAAGAAGTGTTTGAAGTAAGGAAGTTTCCTCCGCAGAAGTGTAGTGTCCGCCTTGTAGGTTGAAGTCCACTTTGAGCAGTATATGCAGATTTATCAACTGGCGACGAGGTAAACGAGCTCAGAcaggaattaatttctagagtgagTAAACGTAAGTATTCATAAGAGTTGTCTTTGGAAGTTGTTTGCTAGAAGAAACTCGGTAACGCAGAGAGAAACTCGTAGTCATTTCGCAGAAAAGACTAGAGTGCTGTTGGGCGAATTAATAGTacctaacaaattaacaaattgctAATATTTGCCTATTTGGTATTGTGAACCTCATTCAAATCACTAAGTGGCGCGATAGTTACACCATTTTGTTAAATTTTCTTCACAGCCTCTTTTTTCATCGGTACGCCATTGGTCTACGGCGACATCAATACTCAATAGAATATTCAATTACCTTCAGTAGCAAGTGAGGTCAGCGTGTGTGATAATTAGGATCGTGAGTTCCGAAGATACCAAACGAGTGGTTAGCCAGCCTCGGTTCGAGAATCTCTGTGATAACTAGGAAGAACGTAAAGAGTGCGTTACGTGGAAGAGGACATCGGGATCGAGCAAGATCTCCAGAGAGTGAGTTCATCGAGTCAAGCGCAGACAGACGATCGGCAGCCCGTGGCAGTAGCGTACTGGGATCAAGCATTGCATGAGCTGATCAGGCTAGTTGCTGGAAGCGGAGAGTGAGCAGGTGGTTGAGAGTGCATGACGACAGCGAGAGAGCGAGAAGTTCAACGTTGCATGAGCAGTGAGCAGTGAGGATTTTCAACTCGCGCAGCAGCATACCTAGTGAGATAGTACGGTGAGCGAAGGATTGTAGCTGAATTCCTGTAAGTAAGAAAGACCTTTTCTTTTCCGTTATAggaataaaatattaaaatgtcgAATTCTGGGCTCATTGGTTCCATCGATCACTACCAACCTGGCCGATCCTTTACCAACTACGTTGAGCGATTTGAGATTCTCTGTCGTATTAACAAGGTGAAAGATGAAGAAAAATCATCCTGGTTCATGTCCTTAGGTGGTGACGAGTTATTCGATGAAATCAAGTTACTCTTTCCTAAGCAAGACGTGAGCACCCTATCTTATGAGGATATTGTTAAAAAACTTAAAGCTCGCTTTGACAAAACGGAACCTGCATTAATGTACCGTTATAAATTTGCAAATAGGTTCCAGGGACTAAATGAGTCTACAGAAAATTTTGTGTTGGCAATCAATTTATTggcagaaaattgcaattttaaaGAGTTCAAAAATGAGGCGATAAGAGACAGATTGATTTTTGGGTTGAAGGATAAGGACTTACAAAAAAAATTGCTTTCGGAGGATGATATCGAACTGAAGGAGGTTGAAAAGTTAATAATAAGTAGTGAACTAGCAGGCCAGCGTTTCAAAGAAGTTGAAAGTACTAACCCTGGTGCAGGTGTTATGTCTGTTAAATATCGGTTAGGCAGAAAGAAAGACGATGATTACAACCAACAGCAAGCTGGATATTCAGGCCGATATCGTTCAAGAAGCAGGAGTTTTGATCGCGGACAGGGTAGGAATAATGGATTTACCAGGCAGAATAGCAGTCGGGAGCGTGATAATAGCCGCGACAGATATGATCGCAATACGCACAGTAACGCAGTTTGTAACTATTGCAAGCGTAGGGGACATATAAGGCGGAATTGTTACATATTGCAAAATAGAAGCGCTGTAAAGTTTGTTGATGAGGTACAGGTTGTAGAATCACAGCAAGTCAGCAAATTCGATCGTTTGAAGCTACGTGATTCTAGTGCGGAGTCAGATATCAGTTGCATGCAAATTTCGTGCGTGAATAGCATTACTGAACCATGTTTAGTGGAGGTAGTAATTGAAAACATTAAACTCACTATGGAAATCGACACTGGCTCAGCTGTAGCAGTGTTGAGTGAGAACCTCtacagaaaatattttaaacacaTTCCTATTTTGACTTGTACAAAGAAGTTAGTTGTGGTAGATGGTGCTAAGCTTTCAGTAGTGGGACAGATTTCTGTAAGAGTGTGCATTAACGACCTTGAAATCAAAAGCAcaatgatagtgttgaaaagtgaGAGGGATTTTATTCCGCTGCTTGGAAGGGACTGGATGGAGGCTGTTGCAAGTGTCCCGACTAGGTAGAGCGGAACTACCTTAAGCTAAGGGGGTCTAAAGTCACAAACACTGAGGGCTAAAGCACCACGAAAATCACAAAACAGAGCAAACTCATTTTAAATACATGTATTTAGTATTTCGCCAAACATGGCCTCCTATTCTGGGGTCCTATTACCTCCTACGCTGCGCTTAACTCCTAGGCTAACAACATTGCTCTTAATTCTAGCACTCACGGACTCTGCATGCTCTTACTCCACCGGACATCCTTCCAGTGTGGGCCTTCCTTGGCTCCGCTGATGCTGCGCCGCCGTTGTTTTCCCAGCGAACATGTCTGCGGACCCTCGATCGACGGATTGCCGACCAAAACTCCTCTCAATGCGTGTATTGGCGTCGACCGCGTCGGTTTGGTTGGTGTTCCTCCTTCTGACCAACTCGCAATCGGTGATAGGCCGGACGGAATATCGATTTACGGCATCGCGACCCTCGCGACCTCGCTCGTCCTCGGCGCTCGTTGAGCGGATGAAACTACAAGAAAAAAGAGCCCTGCAGGCGTTGGGGCGTTATCGATACGTCTCTGCAGGTCTGGCGGCATCAAACTTACCCTCTTGAGGGGCTCTCTGATCTACGACGAGGTCCGGTTTCTGTCGCCTCTGCCCTACCGGTTCCGAACGTCCTTAACTCCGGCTGTGTAATCGGACGGAACACGAATCGCACTCGATGGTAATCTGTTTGGCTGACTTCGGGTCTCCCGTTTCTGCCTTCCGATTAGGTCTTCCTCCGATCGAATGATCCTATCCGTTCCGCGTGTCAGTGATCTGTTGGTAGAACGGGCGGCATAAAAATCACGGCCACTTGCGGAACTTCCTGCGTCGGAAATAGGCTCACCTGCTCTCGTCACTGCGGGATCCTACACCGCTGGCCGACGATCAATCTCGTTGTAAAAGTTCGGATTCTAGAATAATTCTGTCCGCGTGGTCTTGGCGTGGTGACTCGCTGTAAATTAAAGATGGCTACTTTTAGCTTGGTTGGCCAGTGGCTAGCTGATCCACATGGCGGTTGAAGCTCACCTTTATTTGCTCAATGGTCTCCGGATTGATGCTGGCGGGGACAGATTCTCCGTTGGATAATATCACCGGCACTTATTCACGCGTTCCCGTATGACCGAACTGTCGTTTTGCGGATTCCGAAAAGGAGAAACGGACTGCACACTTGACTTGCTTCACGGATGGACGTCGATTGAAGCAATCCCGTTTTGCTTGCGATTGCGAGCTCGCCTCGCCACCGAGTGTAGACTGTGTGAGTGTCGGGTCGTCGTGTGCTTCCCCTCCATGTGGCGGGATGATGGAGCCGATCGTCG includes:
- the LOC134288529 gene encoding uncharacterized protein LOC134288529 → MSNSGLIGSIDHYQPGRSFTNYVERFEILCRINKVKDEEKSSWFMSLGGDELFDEIKLLFPKQDVSTLSYEDIVKKLKARFDKTEPALMYRYKFANRFQGLNESTENFVLAINLLAENCNFKEFKNEAIRDRLIFGLKDKDLQKKLLSEDDIELKEVEKLIISSELAGQRFKEVESTNPGAGVMSVKYRLGRKKDDDYNQQQAGYSGRYRSRSRSFDRGQGRNNGFTRQNSSRERDNSRDRYDRNTHSNAVCNYCKRRGHIRRNCYILQNRSAVKFVDEVQVVESQQVSKFDRLKLRDSSAESDISCMQISCVNSITEPCLVEVVIENIKLTMEIDTGSAVAVLSENLYRKYFKHIPILTCTKKLVVVDGAKLSVVGQISVRVCINDLEIKSTMIVLKSERDFIPLLGRDWMEAVASVPTR